The following is a genomic window from Malus sylvestris chromosome 7, drMalSylv7.2, whole genome shotgun sequence.
ATGTTTGCATCATTGTTATTTTGCGTTTATAAGTTATTAATCTAAGAATTAAgtctaatattttgtaattttgttttgcaGCCGTTTGATTGGATTAGGAAGACCTTTATTGAGAAGCCAGAGCCCGAAGCTAAGTGAGGAAGGGAATTGAACATTCTGGTAAAACTTTTCGGTTTCTGTTAAGTGGATTGAGCTTTGTTTTGATGAAACTACCAAGTGGAAGAGTTTATGCAAATAATCATGTACTTTCGTACCCTTGATCATCATTAATTACATGTTGATCATTGTTAATTACACGCAAAGGCCTTTCTTTGCATTATCTTACCAATTCCAGGGTCTTTGTTTGTGCATTCTTGCAGTTTACTTTCTTATCTGTGTTTTGTTTGGCATGTGAATGTGATCTTCTAATCCTCTATAAACAAATAACCATATGAAATTCCACACATTATGTAAATGAAACAAGCATTCCTTGGCCATTCGTCTTGCAGATAAATTATTGTCTGACACATctgcaaaacttatttattctTTCCTGATTTTAACGTAGTTACTTTTGCATACATGTTAGACAATGATTtgcatttttaaggaaaataGCTCATTTACGTGTCAGATAGTGATTTGAAGCCAAAGAGAAATGACTCCTTAATAGCCTTTTGTCGGAATTTGGGAGTTTGTAAATCTCATTTGCATATTAAGGCTTATGAGTCGTGCTCTCCTAAGGTCCTCATTATGAGAACTTGTGAGGATCAAATGCATATTAgcaaaaaattatattagtttagatTAAGTGGTTTAAAATATTTGACACttaataaagtaaaaaaaaaaaaaagagttttctAATGGTTGATagattttaagttggttttgcttTATTAATAATCTTGTGGGTTTTAATCTATTATaatcttgtggttaatatgcaTTTAGTTCTCAGGTCTTCAAAATGAGGACCTTAGGAGAGTAAGACTGTAAAGCTTATATAGAATAACACTCATGCAAGAAGAAGTGATTTtcgcacttttttttttttctgcatttcTTCTCCTTTGTCTAATCTTGggattgaacaaagaaaaatCAAGGGACAGAAATAAAGAGAGAAGTACAAAATGGGTACCCGACCCAGTTGGgataggctatttttttttttttccaaagataggctatttttttatttaattttaaataaaattaaaaaaataaaaaggaaaaggcaAAAGCGTGCGAAAGTGCACAGTTCCGAACTCAATCTATGGATTCCAATTTCCCATTCTAATTAGGTTTTGGTAGTTGGTAGGTAGACTCGAGAAGGCGCGTAACTTGACGCGCCAAACTCCAAAACGAACGTAAGAAATAGAACACAAACAGAAAAACCGAACCCTAAAACACACGCGGCACAACGTCGGCCGTCCGATCTCCAGATCACAGTATGATATAGTCTAAAAGTTTGTTCGCGTCACCGAAACAGACCAGGACATTTTGCCGGAAGCAAAATAAAGGGGAGGACTTTCGACAGtcccaatctctctctctctctctctctctctctctctctctctctaggtttCTTACTCCCCTGTCGATTCGGTTTCTAGGTTTTCTGGGTTTCTTTCCCTTCGATTCACTGATCAAAGGGTGGATTTTGTTAGTCAATTTAGAGGAAAAATTGCGAATTGGGGGGAGATGGAGAAGGAGCTTCTGGAGTTGTTTGACGCCGTGAAGAAGACGGCGGACGCCGCCACATCTTGCGACGGAGGAGCCGAGGAAAGCCAATGCCTTGAGGCCTTCGAGCAGCTCAGGAATTTTCCCGTCACTCATCAAATCCTCGTCTCAACCCAAGTacgttcctttttctttttgtcccaaatttaatttgaatttatatttgaattatttttttgtcaaaatattgtTTTGATTTTATTCTCCGCTGTTAATTCAGTTACACATATCTAGATGACatgaatcaattttttttttatctaaaagtttaattatccttttattttctcttgttttttagaaaaaaattggtaGACTAAAACAATTTGAACGTATTATTCATAGACCAGAATTGATCTTCCATAAGAAATAAATCTGCAATTTCTGTGTCCTAATTTGAAATGTCACATTGGTCTGTGGATTCAACTTTTTTCGTAAATTTTGGTTTGCAGTTTTAGCTCTTAGAGACGTAGATATTAGCAGCTTTTAAGATTAAATTGAAGTTCAGTATCTAGATGATGTCCTGTCTATGGCCAAGAGGGGTTGTTTGTTTAGTTGTAGATAGGGTTGTTTGTTTAGTTGTACATTGTTCTGCGTTGTCTAAATCTTTTTCTATGGGGCATGGGTGAAAAGACATGAAATTGGGTTTGAGGTTTGTTCTGACCTTTGATATGTAAATTTCCAGGTTGGGAAGCGTCTTCGACATCTCACAAAGCATCCTAGAAAGAAAATCCAGTCTGTTGCTTCTGGCCTGTTGGATAAATGGAAAGAGATTGTTATGATCGAGGTAGAAAAAACTGCGAAAAATGTGAACTTGGAGAGAATAGACTCTCTAAAACGTGATTCTCCACGTGCTGACAGCCCCAGGCCTGAGAAGGTTCAGAAGACATCTGCTGTGAAGGTTGAGAAGGTTTCCAAGGCTGAACCTGTTGAGGTTAAGAAGGTTGATCGTGATGTCAAACCAAGATCTGAGAATGCTTATGGTTCCGGAGCTGTCAAAACAGAAAGGAAGGTTCCAAATCCTAATCCTGTCAAGACTGAGAAAGCTGCTTCAGCGGAGACTGTTAAGGTTGAAATGATAGCCAAAGAAGTGAAGAAACCAGCACTCAACTCCTCTGATCCCCCAAAGTTAACCTCTATGATTAAGTGTAATGATACAGCTCGGGACAAAGTAAGGGTACTGCTGCATGAGGCCTTGTCAAAGGTTGCTGCGGAGGGTGATGAAAGGTTTGCCGATGAGGTGAATGCAGCTGATCCTATTCGAGTTGCTGTCACTGTGGAATCTGTGCTCTTTGAGAATTGGGGTGGTTCCACCGGCTCTCAGAAGGCTAAGTATCGATCTTTGATTTTCAACCTGAAGGACCAAAAGAACCTAGATTTCCGGAGAAAAGTTCTGCTTGGACATATCAAGGCAGAGAGGCTTGTGAACCTGTCAACAGCGGAAATGGCAAGTGATCAGAGGCAAGAGGAGACCAAGAAGCTTGAAGAAAAAGCATTGTTTGAGTGCGAGCGTGGAGGTCCACCAAAAGCCACAACCGATCAATTCAAATGTGGTCGGTGTGGGCAGCGCAAGACCACCTACTACCAAATGCAGACCCGGAGTGCGGATGAACCTATGACAACATATGTAACATGTGTAAACTGCAATAACCGTTGGAAGTTCTGTTAGGGATTCTTGTAGGAGCCATGGCCATTTTATTGCCATTTTGACGTCGTAAGTTAAGAGTCATAAGACGTGCAGTTTGTAGCGTGGTGGTGCGATTAGGGCAGTTGGACGAACGGGAACTAGTCAGGACGAATGATTCCCATTCGAGTATTGTAGCATGTAGAACTCTTTCTTCAATCATGTTTTCATGTTCTAGAGTTGGTAGGCTTAGTTTGTTTGGAGATGCTTTTATTGAATCGACGCTCTTCGTTTCTTTCACTTCACTGAtgattcataatttcatattgcTGTGTTATTGGACTGTTATTCCAGCCTAGGGATTGTGGTGTGTGTTATTTTTGTTGCGAGTTGCCAAAGGAGGTTAGTGACAATTTTGATGTTGAAAAGGTAGTGATCTTCAAGCTCTCGTTTTCTCTTtctgtaattttcttttgttttcgtCCCTTGATTCTTTTTGGTATATTCAATTCGAATAttggaaaaattgaagaaaagggGAGTGCATAAATCGTTTTCTTCCAAACATAAGCTTTTGTTGTTGGTTTGCTTTTCGCTGTGGAAGCAAGTGCTTTTAAACAATATTGCAACTTGCGAGTGTGTTTCTTCAGCAGAACTTGGAAGCGCATAAATTGGTCCTACATAAATTGGGACAATTTGAACCACAAGTGCTTTTATAATCAGGAAAGCACTAGAAAACAGTTGGGAGCTTTCTAGTCACACTCAATTTTTGTCTCAAGACATCCATAGTTCTGCCGAACATCAATGATAAATTCGGTGGATAATACCGAATGTGAAAGTATTTGAAAGTGATGATTCGGTGGGTTCTTGCCGAATAATTTATAATGCAGTAAACATCGTTTattttggaagtgcttttagcCTTCTAACCCTCCCTTGCTTTTacatacaaatttttttttgagtatatcgatatttttacactaagaagaagaaaagttcggttaagccacacaatgtGCAACCTAATTAGATATCAAATTCATCATCCACGAGACTTCTAAGTAAAAGGAACACCACCAGACCGTAACTTTCAAGTAAAATGAATACCATCAGACCGTAACTTTCAAGTAAAATGAACaccaccagaccgtagtactgagtggttGCTTTTACATACAACTTAATAATTCTTGAAATTAAACCATACTATAAGGATCTAATGGCGTTTTGGATTCATTTCACACCAAAATTATCAAAACAACCGTTATATATTGGAACAAACACTGGACGAACGATTCGATTATTACAACCATCagcattcataaataaataagaaaaaaaaaatcacgattgGGAACGTTCCTTGAGAGCCTGAAAAACCCTAGAGCTCTTGTAAAATATTTGAGCCCTTCTGTTGTAGTCGTCGGGTTCtttgccttcgtcttccccCATGATCGCCTCACGCTCCAAACACTCCAGAAGCTCCACCATTCCTTTATCGCCGCACTTCTCGCTCCACCTCCCTTCCCTCATCCACTCCGCTCCTTCTTCCGCCCTCAACTCCGCCTCCAACTCGCTTTCCACCTCGGTTGAGCATCCCTCGTCTCCGCACCTCACCGCCACCGCCTGTTTCTTGCGGTCCAAGCTTTCCTGCCTTAAGATCGCCCCATGGTTCTGCCAGTTCCTAAGTCTGAACCCTAAATTGTTGGGAGTTGCAGGGGTTTTGGCTATGCGTGTGGGGAGGATGGAAGGGCAGAAGTTGTGCGTTTTTGTGTGGCACAGAGAGAGCTCCATTTTTGAACCCTAGTTTTTTTAGCCAAAGTGGTTGGTTAGGTTGgggtggatatatatatatatatatatatatatatatatatatatatatatatataatagtatAGATGAAGTGTTGGAGGGGATGACAGGGTGGCGGTGTTCTTGTTGCTCCACGTGTCCAGTTTGGACACGTGACATGGTGGGGAGGCACGTGTTTGTTAGAGGTTTCGAGCATCGAGGTGATGCTTGCAGAGAGTGTGGGATGgttttatttggagagttttaacaaaacattttCAGTactgtttttaataaaaaattatatttttatcttTAACTGACATTTTTCACTATAtctttaaaaatggtttttcgttaaatgagaagtttttttggacttttcgttaattttcctttttatttgttgtccacgagaaatttttagttgtaatGGAAATacaagtggtacaccatgtgttgtAATAGGAGTgatgtgaaattttattttttaagttattaagtttttagcacacatatccaaccatttgtatagtgaacCATTCTATATGCGataacattgaaaaatctctcattgtCGACACCAAGAGGCACACTTTTCAAAGTGTCATGGCCCACGTCAGCCCTCCGAACCCTTGCTGATCTATTCTTTGTGCCCGATTCAAGGCAAAGACTTgatcaaaaaaataaataataataattcaagGGAGCGACGGTTAAATGTTAATCTGATAATAAAAATAGAAGAAACGTCTTACCAATTGTTCAAGTGAAGGAATACCTTTGGCATAATTGGATTAACAGTTTCCATGGTGATAGAGTAGTAGGAAAATAATTTTTGTTGTAAAAAACCTTAAGATTTAAAACCATGTAATGATGTTTGTTAGCAATTAagcccaaaattaaaaatttgttcTTCCCTTAAGTTGGAATATCTATCCTCCCCTTAAGACATTTTTACTCAATAAAAtccgaggaagaatcaaagaatTTAGAATAGGAGAAGTGTAAATAAACGAAATCTAATCAACAAGCCCCCTAATTGATacgattgtttattttaattatttgattatggattttaaaaatatattaaacaaGTTTCCGATTTTATATGTATAAACAGCATAAAGTTCAGAAGTAAAAATGATTCTCATGTTGACATTTTGGCTAAActcaataataaaaaagaaagaaaccaaTGGTTTTAAGTCTCTCCTACCTAGGAAAGGGACTCGTCAACGAAGAACCCTAATCAGATAAAATGTCACGCTCTTTCCTTCTGCTTGGAAACTTCACATTTGAAGAGAATCCTGCtttgtttactttttctttgtttgatttgattggaAATCTTGCTCAACTTGTTATTGATTATGTGAATAGGCAGGAACCAAATTACTACCAACCATAACTATTCAATGTATTAGAAATACGACTTGATACCACATGTGACTAATACATTTAGTTGGAGATTAAAGATCATTCAGTGTGCTGGAAACACGGCCAAATACACCATATATTATACTATGATGACACATGGTGTATCAAATCACTCTCCCGGCACACTAAAAAAATTTCCCTATACATATAGACGGGTCAAGCACGCTTGACGTCACCGTATTTGTATTTTCTGAAATCTTTCATATTCCTTGCCACAGTTTCCACGAAGAATATGACATGCGGATAAAACCTACCCATACTACGCTTTCAGTATTGACAAATCGATTTAATTTTTTGGAGGTGAAAGTTTGGACTAAGTCGGAATGGACCAACAATAATTTAGTTCTGAGCTCATCGTATATGAGTCGAGCTAAGACTCAAAAAATACCAATAAACTGTAGTGCAACTAGTACCGGCCACAAATCAATTTTTAGACCAAAAGAATACTACCGAGAGGGATTTTAGAATTTAGTGACTAGTATCTGTGTAATTAACATCAGACATCCAAAAAATTAGCAATAAATAATGAAGGATTCAATATATACAAGAAAAATGATAGTTCTGAAAATAAAattctaattaaacaaaaaacatgaTTGAAAAAGCCTAACAAaatctcctctttttttttcttttttttttcctgtgtTGCAATGTGTTTCTACGAAATTGCTACTGTACTTTCAGCTGCTATGTTATGGTAATGAAGAAGATACATGCTACTCCTTATGTCTCTTCTCAGCTGCAATGGCAGCAGCCACAGAAGGTGGCAA
Proteins encoded in this region:
- the LOC126629560 gene encoding uncharacterized protein LOC126629560 — protein: MELSLCHTKTHNFCPSILPTRIAKTPATPNNLGFRLRNWQNHGAILRQESLDRKKQAVAVRCGDEGCSTEVESELEAELRAEEGAEWMREGRWSEKCGDKGMVELLECLEREAIMGEDEGKEPDDYNRRAQIFYKSSRVFQALKERSQS
- the LOC126629411 gene encoding transcription elongation factor TFIIS-like, which codes for MEKELLELFDAVKKTADAATSCDGGAEESQCLEAFEQLRNFPVTHQILVSTQVGKRLRHLTKHPRKKIQSVASGLLDKWKEIVMIEVEKTAKNVNLERIDSLKRDSPRADSPRPEKVQKTSAVKVEKVSKAEPVEVKKVDRDVKPRSENAYGSGAVKTERKVPNPNPVKTEKAASAETVKVEMIAKEVKKPALNSSDPPKLTSMIKCNDTARDKVRVLLHEALSKVAAEGDERFADEVNAADPIRVAVTVESVLFENWGGSTGSQKAKYRSLIFNLKDQKNLDFRRKVLLGHIKAERLVNLSTAEMASDQRQEETKKLEEKALFECERGGPPKATTDQFKCGRCGQRKTTYYQMQTRSADEPMTTYVTCVNCNNRWKFC